ATGCCCAGCAGCGCCATTTCGGCCGTTGAGATCGGCAAGGGTTCGCCGACGTCGAAACCGATCGCGCGGTAAAACGCAGCGAGGCGAATCAGGTCCGCGGTGACTAGCCGAAAACCGGCGATGGCGCCAAACTTCAGATCAGATGACATGGCACACGCTCGGGAAGCACATGACACTGCACCGTCATCAAGCAACATGGTTCGTCGCCGACAGTGCCGGAGCGGTGGCCTTTCTTGCCACCGGTGTCGACGCAACCCTGGTCCTCGCCGAACGAAAACTCGCCAGGCCCCTGTTCGACACGCGTGCCGTCCATACTCTCGACCCACCAGCGACCGGACAGCACGACGATCCACTGCGGCGCCGGATTTTCGTGCCACTCGCCGATCCATCCGGCTGGCTGCACGGTAAAGACGACAGTGGCCTCGCCACGCGCCAACGCATTGATCCACTGAGGTGCAGAGTCACCGATGCCCTTCAGGCTGTAGTTGGTCAGCGCACAGCGCGTTTGGTGGCTTACGCCCCGTTCATCGACATACAGGTGCGAATAAGTGACCGAAGGCTTGGGCCCGGGATTGGAAGTTTGATTGCTCATGGATGTGACCGGTAAGGTTGGCTGGAAGCCAGCGGCGAATCGAGAAACGGCGCCAGTCCGCTGCCATCGGTGCCGACCACGATCAGCAAGAAGGCACCGGCAAGCGACAGATTCTTCATGAAGTCCCAAAACAAGGTACGGCCATGGCCGTCGGGATCGGCCCAGAAATCGCCCTGCGCCCAGAAGCGCTTGTAGAGAATGGCGGTCAACATGCAAAAGCCGGCGATGACGAATGCACAGGCACGGTCGGCCACGCCGGTCAGGACGCCAAGCGAGCAGCCCAGTTCGACGACCAGTCCAGCGAGGATAGCGCCGACACCCACTATCCGAGGCTTGAAGACTTCCTGCGCCTGCCGCACCGCATGGTCAAAGCCGAAGGTCTTGTCGATGACACTGGACGGCATAAATAGCGCCACCAACATCAGGCGGGCGACGAGTACGACCCCAGCCGCCGCCGTCACAAGCGCTCCCGGATGATGTCGGCGACCCGCAGCGCGTTGGCAATGATCGTCAGTGTCGGGTTCACGGCGCCAATCGAGGGGAAAAAGCTGGCGTCGGTCACATACAGGTTGTCGACCTCGTGGGCGCGGCATTCGAGGTTCAGGACCGACGTCGCCGGGTCGCTGCCAAAGCGGCACGTCCCGGCCTGGTGTGCCGTGCCGGACAGCGGGATATCCTTGCTCAGGTACAGCGTGCGCTCCAGCAAGACGGCCGGCTGGCCGATCGCCGACAGGGTTTCCTCGAGCTTGCGTTTCAGTCGCTCGAGCGCCTCGGGATTGGTTTTTACGTAGTCAAGATGGACCTTGCCGTCCTGGTAGTAGACGCGGTTCGCGGGGCGCGGCAGGTCTTCGGCTTGCAGCCAGAAATTCATGGAATGGCGCGCGATCTCGCCAAACGGCATGTCGGGCAGCCACTCCAGCCACTCCGGCAGCGCTTCGGCCTTGACCTGGTCGGCGTCGATACCCGCATTCATCTGGATCATGCCGAGCGGGTACTCCCAGTCGTCACTGCCAAAATAGAAGTCGCTCAGCGCCATGGTCTTCTGGAACACGGTGTCGTTGGGGTGGCGCGACACGGCCATCACGGCGCTCATTTCATGGCGCAGGTAATTGCGGCCGACCTGGTCGGAGCCGTTGGCGAGTCCATTCGGATGCTGCGGACTGGCCGAACGCAGGAGCAGCAGCGCGGAAGACAGCGCACCGCAGGCAACGACGACCACGTCGGCACTATACAGTTCCTGTCGTCCCTTGCGTTCCACATGAACGGCGTCGATACGTCGTCCGCTCGCATCGGTTCCCAGCTTTGTCACATAGGCGTTCGTCAGCAGCGTGACGTTTCTGTAGTCGGCCAGCATCGGATCGATGCACACGACCTGAGCATCGGCTTTGCCATTCAAAAGACATGGAAAGCCATCGAATTTGGAACACCGTATGCAGGTACTGGTGGGTGTCGCGAAACCATCTTCTTTTTGATCTAGCAGGATTCCCAGCGGCAGATGAAACGGCTTTAATCCTATGCCGGTCAGCTTGTCGCAAAACTCGGCCACGTGCGGTTCATGCTTGACCGCTGCATAGGGATAGGGCACAGCACTTGGCGGATCGAGCGGATCCTCGCCGCGCTGGCCATGAACGTGAAACAGTGCCTCGGCCGCATCGTAATACGGCGCGAAATCGGCATACTTCAGCGGCCAGGCAGGCGAGACGCCGCCGGCATGGATGACTTCCTCGAAATCGCGTTCGCGCAGCCTCAACAACGCCGAACCGTACACCTTGGAATTGCCGCCGACGCAATAATGCAGTTGCGGACTGAAGGTCTTGCCTTCCACGTTTGTCCAGGTCTCGTTCACCTGATATTTGCGTTCGACGAAGACGGCCTGGGAACTCCAGTTCGCCTCTTCGCGCGGCAGGTAGTCGCCGCGTTCGAGGATCAGGATGCGTTTGCCGGTGGGCGCCAGCGCGTGAGCGAGCGAAGCGCCGCCAGGCCCGCTACCAATAACAATCAGATCATAATGCTCAGTCAATCTCGTCCCCTCAACGGAAAATGTCCTTGTCTCTGCACTCTGCGTCATTCCTGGCCGGCCTGCGTATGAAACCTCGAGGGGATGGCCAAACGGTATCACAGTCCCCTGCAAACCGATCAGTGACGCGCCCCTTTCTGCCCGACCGCCCTGGCTGCGCTGAAAGCCCGCCGCCGGGAATTCAGACGCGCCAACCTGCCACCATCAACCAGCAGCGAAGTGCCCTGAACGACACGTGACGGCTCCGATACCGGGAACGGACCTGCGTCCGCAATATCTCGGGCCCGCCGACGTCACCCCGGTCGATCACCTCGATCCGGGCCCTCAGCGACGTCGCAGCGGCTGGTCGCAACACCGTCCGGGGCCCCCTCCTCCGCAGTTTCAGGCTTGCCGCCGCCGGACAATGGAAATGCCGATACCGCCCGCAGCGCCGGTGACGATTGCCACTTTGTTTTCCAAGGTCATGGGACTTACTCCGTATTCTGGGGGGCGGCAGCAGCAGCGGCTTCGCTGCCACCATCGGTTGCGGTCGGTGCCACC
This genomic stretch from Massilia sp. 9096 harbors:
- a CDS encoding DoxX family protein, with amino-acid sequence MTAAAGVVLVARLMLVALFMPSSVIDKTFGFDHAVRQAQEVFKPRIVGVGAILAGLVVELGCSLGVLTGVADRACAFVIAGFCMLTAILYKRFWAQGDFWADPDGHGRTLFWDFMKNLSLAGAFLLIVVGTDGSGLAPFLDSPLASSQPYRSHP
- a CDS encoding cupin domain-containing protein, whose protein sequence is MSNQTSNPGPKPSVTYSHLYVDERGVSHQTRCALTNYSLKGIGDSAPQWINALARGEATVVFTVQPAGWIGEWHENPAPQWIVVLSGRWWVESMDGTRVEQGPGEFSFGEDQGCVDTGGKKGHRSGTVGDEPCCLMTVQCHVLPERVPCHLI
- a CDS encoding GMC oxidoreductase, producing MTEHYDLIVIGSGPGGASLAHALAPTGKRILILERGDYLPREEANWSSQAVFVERKYQVNETWTNVEGKTFSPQLHYCVGGNSKVYGSALLRLRERDFEEVIHAGGVSPAWPLKYADFAPYYDAAEALFHVHGQRGEDPLDPPSAVPYPYAAVKHEPHVAEFCDKLTGIGLKPFHLPLGILLDQKEDGFATPTSTCIRCSKFDGFPCLLNGKADAQVVCIDPMLADYRNVTLLTNAYVTKLGTDASGRRIDAVHVERKGRQELYSADVVVVACGALSSALLLLRSASPQHPNGLANGSDQVGRNYLRHEMSAVMAVSRHPNDTVFQKTMALSDFYFGSDDWEYPLGMIQMNAGIDADQVKAEALPEWLEWLPDMPFGEIARHSMNFWLQAEDLPRPANRVYYQDGKVHLDYVKTNPEALERLKRKLEETLSAIGQPAVLLERTLYLSKDIPLSGTAHQAGTCRFGSDPATSVLNLECRAHEVDNLYVTDASFFPSIGAVNPTLTIIANALRVADIIRERL